A portion of the Paenibacillus marchantiae genome contains these proteins:
- the splB gene encoding spore photoproduct lyase gives MSTSVAHPPVRKAKGTKPFIPDLVYFEPGALEYEKGKRIMEWVTSRDIPYQMTTSHNRITNLPGETEQEKYRMAKRTLVVGVRKTLKFDQSKPSAEYAIPISTGCMGHCHYCYLQTTLGAKPYVRVYVNTEEIIQAAKGYIEERAPELTRFEAACTSDPVGLEHITGNLGDLIRFMADEEHGRLRFVTKYHHVDPLLNIKHNGHTRIRFSVNSDYVIKNFEPATSRFEERIEAAGKIAHAGYPLGFIIAPIMWYDGWEEGYSELLQKLADTLPEEATKDLTFEMIQHRFTKTAKATIEKRYPKTKLEMDIEKRKMKWGRWGQYKYVYKDDQQDALREFITERIFEHFPLANIDYFT, from the coding sequence GTGAGTACAAGTGTAGCGCATCCACCCGTTCGCAAAGCAAAAGGCACTAAACCCTTTATTCCCGATTTGGTGTATTTTGAACCCGGTGCGCTGGAATATGAGAAAGGTAAACGAATTATGGAATGGGTTACTTCCAGGGATATCCCATATCAGATGACGACATCCCATAATCGAATTACCAATCTCCCTGGTGAAACGGAACAGGAAAAGTACCGAATGGCGAAGCGTACCCTTGTCGTCGGTGTGCGTAAAACACTCAAGTTTGACCAATCGAAGCCTTCGGCCGAATATGCCATTCCCATCTCAACAGGCTGTATGGGCCACTGTCATTATTGTTATCTTCAAACGACTCTTGGGGCCAAGCCCTATGTCCGTGTCTATGTAAACACCGAAGAAATCATTCAGGCCGCCAAGGGATACATTGAGGAGCGCGCACCTGAACTTACCCGTTTTGAAGCAGCCTGTACATCTGATCCCGTAGGTCTGGAGCATATAACGGGAAATCTTGGTGACCTAATTCGTTTTATGGCGGATGAGGAACACGGGCGACTTCGCTTTGTGACCAAATACCATCATGTTGATCCTTTATTAAACATCAAGCATAACGGACACACTCGTATCCGATTTAGCGTAAATTCCGATTATGTAATCAAAAATTTTGAACCAGCCACCTCACGGTTTGAAGAGCGAATTGAAGCCGCAGGTAAAATAGCTCATGCGGGATATCCGCTCGGATTCATTATTGCCCCAATTATGTGGTACGACGGATGGGAAGAAGGATATAGCGAGCTTTTACAAAAACTTGCCGATACACTTCCCGAAGAAGCGACCAAGGATCTAACCTTTGAGATGATCCAGCACCGTTTTACCAAAACGGCAAAAGCCACCATTGAGAAGCGATACCCCAAAACCAAGCTGGAGATGGATATCGAAAAGCGGAAAATGAAATGGGGCCGCTGGGGCCAGTACAAATATGTGTATAAGGATGATCAGCAGGATGCCTTGCGCGAGTTTATTACCGAGCGCATTTTTGAGCATTTCCCACTGGCCAATATTGATTACTTCACCTAA
- a CDS encoding stalk domain-containing protein, protein MNLKKKLSILTALAVFQAFAAIPANALAADQSDTTTTNTANVKSVEVVKKEQTIAESDVKSGSDSKQSDNNAVEGTNPVTDEPTGTDVTPVDPNTDPADEEDAGEETTVPTAPVEVEQPSTSGQSIAGSKGGDLTLYMNSNKMVQDGKTYLAGQPMAVKNGVSYVAIRALVDRVGYEVKYDNTTKETIIISGEDELRFKTNSSVYTVNGESRTMKGPAYQQKNTFMVPLTSITQALNITYKVNQSAKTVILNLNSKPVASFTVQKEIFAGDTVTYNTKSSSPKGLDIVDERWTGRQDSFDQPGTYTVTYAVQDSSGQWSDPYAVKIQVQKLNLPPVAMFTTDKEEYKMGEKITYIDQSTDDENAIVKTEWENNALAFFVPGPKSVTITVTDKHGASNSYTKTVNITGETLYTMSDFNQLFTPVGEKFSFDGSGVPSMEKIPFTYYDEPSLLIRSNSPETVNTEGIVYKESSFGQTRFMIHHVNNTGKSVKMYVVATNNNAYTASIEQQNMGFAGPSPIATAAGKLSIDRWFKSIQNGTGQKKVYIQPGESKLILTDLSVLPMKQGQVISLYSDVFSDYELDYNVIMIEESKDPMAVWSTLPVLDRDGVHNRGTYPNATRIITYDQEVGSKPARLPLGDNASDPNLVGTDPMAYTDASNAGNFGVLYKITLNNVAPRTLISFNPRGGKYSGVALVNGELVQISNGKSVSAPNEQSVLYRTGSYGQSVTILFSAAPGSNLPVNLLFTPLPTEK, encoded by the coding sequence ATGAATTTGAAGAAGAAATTATCCATACTTACCGCTTTAGCTGTATTCCAAGCGTTTGCAGCGATTCCAGCGAATGCACTAGCAGCCGATCAAAGTGATACAACAACAACAAATACAGCCAATGTTAAATCCGTGGAGGTTGTGAAGAAAGAACAAACGATCGCGGAATCGGATGTAAAGTCCGGGTCAGATTCAAAACAGTCTGATAATAATGCAGTCGAAGGAACAAACCCGGTAACAGATGAACCTACAGGTACAGATGTTACTCCGGTTGACCCTAATACAGACCCTGCTGATGAAGAGGATGCAGGCGAGGAAACAACAGTTCCAACGGCTCCAGTTGAAGTTGAGCAACCATCTACAAGCGGTCAATCTATAGCCGGAAGTAAGGGCGGAGATCTGACACTTTATATGAACAGCAACAAAATGGTGCAAGACGGCAAAACATATCTTGCCGGACAGCCGATGGCTGTTAAAAATGGAGTATCTTATGTAGCGATCCGCGCACTGGTTGATCGGGTTGGTTATGAAGTGAAATATGACAATACAACCAAAGAAACCATTATTATTAGCGGCGAAGATGAACTTCGCTTCAAAACGAATAGTAGCGTTTACACCGTTAACGGTGAATCGAGAACGATGAAAGGCCCTGCCTATCAACAAAAAAATACGTTCATGGTGCCACTGACGTCGATTACTCAGGCACTTAACATTACTTATAAAGTTAATCAGTCTGCCAAGACTGTTATACTGAACCTGAATTCCAAACCGGTAGCCAGCTTCACGGTACAAAAAGAGATTTTTGCAGGAGACACGGTAACATACAACACTAAATCGAGCTCTCCCAAGGGACTGGACATCGTGGATGAGCGTTGGACTGGCCGTCAGGATTCGTTTGACCAACCAGGTACATATACGGTAACGTATGCTGTCCAGGATTCGAGCGGACAATGGAGTGACCCGTACGCTGTAAAGATTCAGGTACAAAAACTAAATCTCCCTCCTGTAGCGATGTTTACGACAGACAAGGAAGAGTACAAAATGGGTGAAAAGATCACGTATATTGATCAAAGCACCGATGATGAAAATGCCATTGTGAAAACTGAATGGGAAAACAATGCTCTGGCATTCTTTGTTCCGGGACCTAAGAGTGTAACAATTACCGTTACGGACAAACATGGTGCTAGTAACAGCTATACCAAGACGGTTAACATCACAGGTGAAACGCTGTACACCATGTCTGATTTTAATCAGTTGTTTACACCAGTAGGTGAGAAGTTCAGCTTCGATGGTAGTGGGGTACCATCGATGGAGAAAATACCTTTCACTTATTACGACGAGCCAAGTTTGCTGATTCGTAGTAACAGCCCGGAAACCGTTAATACAGAAGGTATTGTTTATAAGGAATCTTCCTTTGGACAAACACGTTTCATGATTCACCATGTAAACAACACAGGTAAAAGCGTGAAAATGTATGTTGTTGCGACAAACAACAATGCGTATACAGCATCCATTGAACAGCAAAACATGGGTTTTGCAGGTCCATCACCAATAGCAACTGCGGCAGGTAAACTGTCCATTGATCGCTGGTTCAAGTCCATACAGAACGGTACAGGACAAAAGAAAGTGTACATCCAGCCTGGAGAGAGCAAGCTAATTCTGACCGATTTGAGTGTTCTTCCTATGAAACAGGGTCAAGTCATCTCCTTGTACTCGGATGTCTTCAGCGATTATGAACTGGATTACAACGTTATCATGATTGAAGAAAGCAAAGATCCGATGGCTGTATGGTCCACACTGCCTGTTCTGGATCGTGACGGTGTGCATAACCGGGGAACATACCCGAATGCAACCCGTATCATTACGTATGACCAAGAAGTAGGTTCGAAGCCTGCTCGTTTGCCGCTGGGGGATAATGCAAGTGACCCGAATTTGGTCGGGACAGATCCAATGGCGTACACAGATGCTTCCAACGCGGGTAACTTTGGCGTGCTGTACAAAATCACACTGAACAATGTGGCTCCACGCACATTGATCTCGTTCAACCCACGTGGTGGTAAATACTCGGGTGTAGCGCTCGTTAATGGAGAACTTGTTCAGATTTCGAACGGCAAATCCGTAAGCGCACCAAATGAACAAAGTGTACTCTATCGTACAGGTTCCTATGGTCAAAGTGTAACGATTCTGTTCTCCGCAGCACCGGGAAGTAATTTGCCGGTTAACCTGCTGTTCACACCTCTTCCGACAGAGAAGTAA
- a CDS encoding metal ABC transporter permease, which translates to MEILMSDFFQRALAGGLLIGITAPLIGLFLVLRRLSMIGDTLSHVTIAGVALGFLIEVYPIAVGLIFAVLASFAIEKLRKAYKSYAELSIAIIMSGGVALASLFFTLGKGYNTDVMSYLFGSIYTLDSTDLKLVGVVTLIVVVVVALLHKEFFLLSFEEDAAAVTGLPVKLLNMLITVMTALVISTAIKIVGALLVSALLTIPVAVSLLMARSFKSAIILSVVIGEIAVVIGLVVAGIWNLAPGATIVLLLIMMLILTMIGKKGFRA; encoded by the coding sequence TTGGAAATTTTAATGAGTGATTTTTTTCAGCGGGCGCTGGCGGGGGGATTGCTGATCGGCATCACCGCTCCGTTGATCGGATTGTTTTTGGTGCTGCGCCGTTTATCCATGATCGGGGATACCCTGTCTCATGTGACTATTGCCGGGGTTGCACTCGGATTCCTGATTGAAGTGTATCCGATTGCTGTGGGGCTTATTTTCGCCGTGCTCGCATCATTTGCAATAGAGAAACTGCGTAAGGCGTACAAGAGTTACGCCGAGTTATCGATCGCGATCATCATGTCCGGTGGAGTAGCGCTGGCTTCGTTGTTCTTCACGCTGGGCAAAGGTTATAATACAGATGTTATGAGTTACCTGTTCGGCAGTATTTATACACTGGACTCCACGGATTTGAAGCTGGTTGGTGTGGTAACGTTGATCGTGGTCGTCGTTGTAGCACTGTTACATAAGGAGTTTTTCCTACTCAGCTTTGAAGAGGATGCCGCAGCGGTTACCGGATTGCCTGTGAAATTGCTTAACATGCTGATTACGGTGATGACAGCCCTAGTCATTAGTACGGCGATCAAAATCGTGGGCGCATTGCTGGTATCGGCATTGCTTACCATTCCGGTAGCTGTAAGCTTGCTGATGGCACGAAGTTTCAAATCGGCGATTATATTATCCGTGGTCATTGGCGAAATTGCCGTGGTCATTGGACTGGTTGTGGCCGGGATCTGGAACCTTGCACCAGGAGCAACAATTGTACTTTTGCTTATCATGATGCTGATTCTTACGATGATTGGAAAAAAAGGGTTCCGAGCCTGA
- a CDS encoding metal ABC transporter solute-binding protein, Zn/Mn family, with protein sequence MKLLLSGLLVLSLLILSACGQNNSESAKLVEGKVNVITSFYPVYAFTSTIGGEDANVINLLPTGVEPHDWTPKSQDIVNTSKAQLFLYNGAGLEGWVPNFLKSLNSDTKVKSVAVSEGVTLLTAEGDDGHGHGEEQVDEHSDEHADEANAEDIANHHVDPHTWVSPKSAMVMAENIKNSLVEVDPAHKEGYEQRYEELRTKLETLDQHFTDELSNVPNKEIVVSHQAFGYLARDYGLTQHAIMGLSPDAEPTGQDIVKLAKLVKDEGIKYIFFEELVSDKLAKTLANEAGVETMVLNPVEGLTKEQATNGDDYFTLMEKNLQNLLIALK encoded by the coding sequence ATAAAATTGTTGCTAAGCGGTCTGCTTGTTCTTAGTTTACTCATATTGTCGGCATGCGGTCAGAATAATTCGGAGAGTGCCAAGCTGGTGGAAGGCAAAGTGAATGTGATTACGAGCTTCTATCCTGTCTATGCGTTTACTTCGACAATTGGTGGGGAAGATGCAAATGTCATTAATTTGCTGCCAACAGGTGTTGAACCACATGACTGGACGCCGAAGAGTCAAGATATTGTGAATACATCCAAAGCGCAGTTGTTTCTATACAATGGTGCAGGTCTGGAAGGATGGGTACCCAACTTCCTGAAGTCACTGAATAGCGATACCAAGGTGAAGTCAGTTGCAGTAAGTGAAGGGGTTACTCTATTGACTGCTGAAGGTGATGATGGACACGGTCATGGTGAAGAACAGGTGGATGAACATAGCGACGAACATGCAGATGAAGCTAACGCAGAGGACATTGCGAACCATCATGTGGACCCTCATACGTGGGTAAGTCCAAAATCGGCAATGGTAATGGCTGAGAATATTAAAAACAGCCTGGTTGAAGTAGACCCTGCACATAAAGAAGGATATGAACAACGCTACGAAGAGCTGCGGACCAAGCTGGAAACGTTGGATCAGCACTTTACGGATGAATTGTCCAACGTACCCAATAAGGAAATTGTCGTATCACACCAAGCCTTTGGGTATCTTGCACGTGATTATGGGTTGACCCAGCATGCTATTATGGGACTTTCTCCAGATGCGGAACCCACAGGTCAAGATATTGTGAAGTTGGCCAAGTTGGTGAAGGATGAAGGGATTAAATACATTTTCTTCGAAGAGCTGGTATCTGATAAACTGGCGAAAACCCTCGCCAATGAAGCGGGTGTAGAGACAATGGTCCTGAATCCGGTAGAAGGTTTAACCAAAGAACAGGCTACCAACGGGGATGATTATTTCACCCTGATGGAGAAAAATTTGCAAAATCTGCTGATCGCATTAAAATAA
- a CDS encoding cytochrome c biogenesis CcdA family protein has protein sequence MPDVNVWLAFVAGLASFISPCCLPLYPSYLSYITGMTVQRLKDERNQREVRFKTLTHTLAFILGFSAVFYSLGLGAGLFGQFFNDNRDLIRQLSAILIMLMGLFLLGLFKPQFLMKERKMDMKWKPAGYLGSFIFGIGFSAGWSPCIGPILTAIIAMAASEPTTWLALITGYTAGFALPFFILAFFIGSTRWILRYSNIMMKAGGALMLFLGVLLFTDQMTKITIWLQQITPDWMII, from the coding sequence ATGCCTGATGTTAATGTGTGGCTGGCTTTTGTAGCAGGATTAGCTTCGTTTATATCGCCATGCTGTCTTCCGCTGTATCCATCGTATCTTTCCTATATTACGGGGATGACGGTACAACGGTTGAAGGATGAGCGCAATCAGCGTGAAGTTCGCTTCAAGACATTGACTCATACGCTGGCGTTTATTTTGGGCTTCTCGGCTGTGTTTTATTCGCTCGGACTGGGAGCCGGATTGTTTGGCCAATTTTTCAATGATAACCGTGATCTCATTCGTCAATTATCCGCGATCTTGATTATGTTAATGGGTTTGTTTTTGCTTGGTTTGTTCAAACCTCAGTTTCTGATGAAAGAGCGTAAGATGGACATGAAATGGAAACCAGCGGGTTACTTGGGCTCCTTTATTTTTGGTATTGGTTTTTCGGCAGGTTGGTCGCCTTGTATTGGACCAATTTTGACTGCCATCATCGCGATGGCTGCGAGCGAACCAACAACCTGGTTGGCTTTGATTACGGGATACACAGCTGGATTTGCGTTACCGTTCTTCATTCTGGCTTTTTTCATCGGTTCTACACGATGGATCTTGCGTTATTCCAATATCATGATGAAAGCCGGGGGCGCATTAATGTTGTTCCTCGGGGTGCTGTTATTTACGGATCAGATGACGAAAATTACGATCTGGCTACAGCAAATTACACCAGACTGGATGATTATCTAG
- the yidD gene encoding membrane protein insertion efficiency factor YidD, giving the protein MKLSRRLVQAPIRVYRSYISPLKPPTCRFYPTCSAYAMEAIEVHGAFKGSLLAAKRIAKCHPFHPGGVDLVPPKAEKSVMVSD; this is encoded by the coding sequence ATGAAGTTATCTCGCAGACTGGTTCAGGCTCCCATTCGGGTGTATCGCAGCTATATCTCTCCATTGAAGCCGCCAACATGTCGTTTCTATCCTACTTGCTCGGCTTACGCGATGGAGGCGATTGAGGTGCACGGTGCGTTCAAAGGATCGCTGCTTGCGGCAAAACGTATTGCGAAATGCCATCCGTTTCATCCAGGCGGAGTGGATCTGGTACCACCGAAGGCTGAAAAGTCTGTCATGGTATCCGATTAA
- the mntR gene encoding transcriptional regulator MntR has translation MPTPSMEDYLERIYKLIDEKGYARVSDIAEGLEVHPSSVTKMIQKLDKDEYLIYEKYRGLVLTPKGKKMGKRLMERHHLLEQFLTTIGVQEENIYQDVEGIEHHLSWDSITCIESLVEYFRQDENRLRDLKSIQDVMSNTES, from the coding sequence ATGCCAACGCCCAGTATGGAAGATTATTTGGAGCGTATATACAAATTAATTGATGAAAAGGGCTATGCTCGTGTGTCTGATATAGCTGAAGGTTTGGAAGTACATCCTTCATCGGTGACGAAGATGATCCAAAAGCTGGACAAAGACGAGTACCTGATCTATGAGAAGTACCGCGGGCTGGTGCTTACGCCAAAAGGCAAAAAGATGGGCAAACGGTTGATGGAGCGCCATCATCTGCTTGAACAATTTTTGACGACGATTGGTGTTCAGGAAGAAAATATTTACCAGGATGTTGAAGGAATTGAACACCATTTGAGTTGGGATTCCATTACCTGCATCGAATCTTTGGTTGAATATTTCCGCCAGGATGAGAATCGACTGCGTGATCTTAAAAGTATTCAGGATGTCATGAGCAATACAGAATCTTAA
- a CDS encoding Fur family transcriptional regulator — translation MLSTEQIITTMSSQGLRITDQRKTLARLFAESPGYLTPKDVYEYMGKTYSGLSFDTVYRNLRVMQELGVLEQVIFEDGVKFRAHCSEDHHHHHMICLKCQKTYPIVFCPMQLADAPEQFQVVDHKFEVFGYCKDCAEHMPAKVSSGHQHTHGKH, via the coding sequence ATGCTGTCGACAGAACAGATTATTACTACCATGTCCTCGCAGGGGCTCCGCATTACGGATCAGCGGAAGACACTGGCCCGGTTATTTGCTGAATCCCCTGGGTATTTGACACCCAAGGACGTCTATGAATATATGGGTAAGACTTACAGCGGACTGAGTTTTGACACGGTGTACCGGAATTTGCGTGTCATGCAAGAATTGGGTGTGCTGGAGCAGGTCATCTTTGAAGATGGGGTGAAGTTCAGAGCACATTGTAGCGAGGATCACCATCACCATCATATGATTTGTTTGAAATGCCAGAAGACATATCCAATCGTTTTTTGCCCAATGCAGCTTGCAGATGCGCCTGAGCAATTCCAAGTTGTCGATCATAAATTTGAAGTTTTCGGGTACTGTAAGGACTGTGCCGAACATATGCCAGCCAAAGTGTCATCCGGACATCAGCACACTCACGGGAAGCACTGA
- the metG gene encoding methionine--tRNA ligase — protein MADQKTFYLTTPIYYPSDKLHIGHAYTTVAGDAMVRYKRLRGYAAHYLTGTDEHGQKIERKAQEKGQSPQAFIDDIVVGIKDLWNKLDISNDDFIRTTEERHKTVVQDIFDRLLKQGDIYKGEYEGWYSIPDETYYTETQLVDVEKNDKGEIISAKSPDSGHPVELVKEESYFFRMSKYADRLLKYYEENPGFIQPESRKNEMINNFIKPGLEDLAVSRTTFEWGVKVKGDPKHVVYVWIDALSNYITALGYGSSDESLYNKFWPADVHLVGKEIVRFHTIYWPIMLMALDLPLPKKVFAHGWLLMKDGKMSKSKGNVVDPVTLIDRYGLDALRYYLLREVPFGSDGTFTPESFVERVNSDLANDLGNLLNRTVAMVDKYFEGKAPEFTSGVTEFDASLEEAGLAAVEKVEQAMENLQFSVALTAISQFVSRSNKYIDETQPWALARDEAKRNELASVMSHLIESLRIASILLQPFLTRAPRKIWEQLGIQEGELTTWDSAKQWGVIPAGNALQKGDPIFPRLDSEQEIAYIAEAMTGGKKAEAQPEAAQADAGGSSEAAQPVSAPEGKEEIGIDDFAKVELRVAQVIACEPVKKADKLLKLQLDLGYEQRQVVSGIAKFYSPEDMVGRKVICVTNLKPVKLRGELSQGMILAASHGDQLTLATVPDNMPNGAQVK, from the coding sequence ATGGCTGATCAAAAAACATTTTATCTGACAACACCGATTTATTATCCGAGTGACAAACTGCATATCGGGCACGCGTACACGACTGTGGCGGGTGATGCCATGGTTCGATACAAACGTCTGCGTGGTTATGCTGCTCACTATCTGACAGGAACCGATGAACATGGGCAGAAGATTGAGCGCAAGGCACAAGAGAAAGGGCAGTCACCGCAGGCTTTTATAGACGACATCGTTGTTGGCATCAAGGATCTGTGGAACAAACTGGACATTTCCAATGACGACTTCATTCGTACGACGGAAGAGCGCCACAAAACAGTGGTTCAGGATATCTTTGACCGTTTGTTGAAACAAGGGGATATCTACAAGGGTGAGTACGAAGGCTGGTACAGTATCCCGGATGAGACCTATTACACGGAAACCCAGCTGGTTGATGTGGAGAAGAATGACAAAGGCGAGATTATCTCCGCTAAAAGTCCGGATAGCGGGCATCCGGTGGAGCTGGTAAAAGAAGAATCCTACTTCTTCCGGATGAGTAAGTATGCTGATCGTTTGCTGAAATATTACGAAGAGAATCCGGGTTTTATTCAGCCGGAGTCCCGCAAAAATGAAATGATCAACAACTTCATCAAGCCAGGTCTGGAAGACTTGGCCGTATCTCGGACTACTTTCGAATGGGGCGTCAAAGTTAAAGGCGATCCGAAACACGTTGTATACGTATGGATTGATGCGTTGTCTAACTATATTACAGCTCTGGGCTATGGATCATCCGACGAATCGCTTTACAACAAATTCTGGCCTGCGGACGTGCATCTGGTAGGGAAAGAAATTGTTCGATTCCATACGATTTACTGGCCGATTATGCTGATGGCGTTGGACCTACCTTTACCGAAGAAAGTATTCGCTCACGGTTGGCTGTTGATGAAAGACGGCAAAATGTCCAAATCAAAGGGTAATGTCGTTGACCCGGTAACCTTGATTGACCGTTATGGTCTGGATGCACTGCGTTATTACCTGCTCCGTGAAGTTCCATTTGGTTCAGATGGTACATTTACTCCAGAAAGCTTTGTAGAACGTGTGAACTCCGACCTGGCAAATGACCTTGGAAACCTGTTGAACCGTACGGTAGCCATGGTGGACAAATATTTCGAAGGCAAAGCCCCTGAGTTTACTTCTGGTGTGACCGAATTTGATGCATCTCTTGAAGAAGCGGGTCTTGCTGCTGTGGAGAAAGTGGAGCAGGCAATGGAAAATCTGCAATTTTCCGTAGCGTTGACAGCGATCAGTCAGTTTGTTAGCCGCAGTAACAAATACATTGACGAGACTCAGCCTTGGGCTCTGGCTCGTGATGAAGCGAAACGCAACGAACTGGCATCGGTAATGTCGCATCTGATTGAAAGCTTGCGGATTGCTTCCATCCTCTTGCAACCGTTCCTAACACGTGCTCCGCGCAAAATCTGGGAACAACTCGGCATTCAGGAAGGTGAACTGACGACTTGGGATTCAGCGAAGCAATGGGGCGTTATTCCGGCTGGCAACGCTTTGCAGAAGGGTGATCCGATCTTCCCACGTCTGGACTCTGAACAGGAGATTGCTTATATTGCTGAAGCGATGACTGGAGGCAAAAAAGCTGAAGCGCAGCCTGAGGCAGCTCAAGCTGATGCTGGAGGCTCTTCTGAAGCCGCTCAACCCGTCTCAGCACCAGAAGGCAAAGAAGAGATCGGTATTGATGATTTCGCCAAAGTGGAATTGCGTGTCGCTCAAGTTATTGCCTGTGAACCGGTCAAGAAAGCCGATAAATTGCTGAAATTGCAGCTGGATCTGGGCTATGAGCAACGTCAGGTTGTATCGGGAATCGCGAAGTTTTATTCACCTGAAGATATGGTTGGACGCAAAGTCATCTGTGTTACGAACCTCAAGCCTGTGAAATTGCGCGGTGAACTGTCCCAGGGCATGATCCTGGCAGCATCCCATGGCGACCAGCTTACACTGGCAACGGTACCGGATAATATGCCTAATGGCGCACAAGTGAAATAG
- a CDS encoding metal ABC transporter ATP-binding protein, producing the protein MQQIMPLCHDPIIEIDKLSFSYGDQRVIEDLDFMVQERDFVGIIGSNGAGKTTLLRMLVGLLPPAEGDIKLFGQSIRRFKDWERIGYVPQKNAFNPLFPATVREVVMSGLYNNKNMFRRMSRKCQQQCTDAMQVMRIEDLANKRIGQLSGGQQQRVFLARALINHPDLLILDEPTVGIDAESQASFFELITHMHEHHRMTFLMVSHDMDRMESYLGSKAAVTNGKIHFHVRHSHEVEDCAETNLQHTTTQVR; encoded by the coding sequence ATGCAGCAAATCATGCCATTGTGTCATGATCCAATTATAGAGATCGATAAATTATCATTTTCCTACGGCGACCAGCGAGTGATCGAAGATCTCGATTTTATGGTCCAGGAAAGGGATTTTGTCGGTATTATCGGTTCAAACGGGGCGGGCAAAACGACATTGCTGCGAATGCTGGTTGGACTCTTGCCTCCAGCTGAGGGAGATATCAAGCTATTCGGACAGTCGATCCGCCGATTCAAGGATTGGGAACGGATTGGTTATGTTCCGCAGAAGAATGCATTTAACCCATTGTTCCCTGCAACGGTACGGGAAGTCGTAATGTCTGGATTATACAACAACAAGAATATGTTCCGGCGTATGTCTCGTAAATGTCAGCAGCAGTGCACAGATGCTATGCAAGTGATGCGGATTGAGGATTTGGCGAACAAACGGATCGGACAACTGTCCGGTGGACAGCAACAGCGTGTGTTTTTGGCACGGGCGCTTATTAATCACCCTGATCTGCTGATTCTGGATGAACCGACGGTAGGTATCGATGCCGAATCCCAGGCCAGCTTTTTTGAACTCATTACCCATATGCATGAACATCACCGGATGACATTCCTGATGGTTTCACATGATATGGACCGGATGGAGAGTTATCTCGGTTCCAAAGCTGCGGTGACGAACGGAAAAATTCATTTCCATGTCCGTCATTCCCATGAGGTGGAAGATTGTGCCGAGACTAATTTGCAGCATACCACCACCCAGGTACGTTAG